The DNA window TTAACTTTTCACATCATCTATGAGACCCTTTTTTGTGTCACAAATTTTGTGGTTACCTTAATTTCTCAAAATTGAGAAATTAATAAAACTCTTATTTTCTCTTCCATAGTTTTCCATTTTTCACttctaaagaagaaaaaaaaaaaaactccaacATTTGATTCTTTCATACACAATTTTCTTCAATTGGGTCTAACCCAATTACAAAAAACACTCAATTCTTGCTTTTTCACTCAATTTCACCATCTGGGTCTTCTCCATTTTGAATCAATTCCTTGATGATGCTATCACTAGGTTCTGACTCTACTGTGTTACTTTTTCAACCAAAGAATCTGAAATTCACACCAAAGTTGAGTACTTTGAATGGTGATTCTGCATTTAGTAAGGGTTTGGGTGTTGGTAGAGTGAACTATGGAAGTGTTAGGTTGAATCATAAGCAAGTAAGAGCTGTTGGTAAGAGTTTGGGTGCTGATGAGAATGGGGATGAATCAAAAGAGGATGATGTTGTTAATGCTACAATTGAAAAGAGTAAAAAGGTTCTTGCTTTGCAAAGGGAACTTATTCAACAGGTATtgtgaaaattttgattttgcaAAAGGGTTATGATTTTCATCTTTAGGTTTAAAGGTTTTTAGGTTGGGACCCTTTAGGCTATTTACTTGATTGAACAGGTGTTGTTTCTCTCTTTGTTttgttgttgatagtttttacTTTATGGTCATTTGTTGAAATTGGGACAAATTTGGACTTTATTAGAGAGATAATTGCTTTTTCTCTTGAATAAATGTATGTTATACGTTTGAAGCactcataaatgattatgaatgtgtagaattgattttgatatGTTTGGTTTCTCtcgagtagaattgattctgttttatagaattgattctacttgaagctaaaaTTTGTAGCTTTTGAGTCTAAACTTGATTTTTGCCCTGAAATATTTGGTTCAATTcaattttgtatgaattttttcaAATAAATCACTTTACCTTCAACTCACCTTtagtcaaaatcaattttacataatcaattaACTTAGAATCAAATTTCTTTACCATAGAACCAAACACACACTAAAACAATGTCTAATATGTATACAGAACTCCCTCATGATACCAATGTCTAATATTGTGTTGATCTAATCGCGAATATAGAGCTGAATGCAAAACTATATTGCCGAGTTTGGTTTATAAGATTCTGTTGGGAATATCTACCTCTTAAGGTTTCTATTTTAGTCTCTAGTCATGAGGTTCTATGGCTATCGTTTTCATAAGCTCTCTTAAATAGTCTCACGAGTATTTATGTCactaggtaaactcaaataagtcaatccaaACGAGTCCTGGGTCTTTCCGACTCTCTCTAGTTCCTACGTTCTTTCATAACCAGTTAACCCTTACGGTTATCATAAGCATTCATGAGGTGATTTATTtatctttgttttttattattgcaGATTGCTGAAAGAAAGAAACTAGTTTCTTCTATAGATAGTGACAGCATTCCTGGATTGGAAGGAAACAGTATTTCTTATGAAAGCAGTGAGAAATCTCTGTCAAGCGACTCAAATCCACGGAAAGGTTCTTCCAGCAGCGGCAGTGCTGTTGAAAACCAAAATGGTGCCACTGTTTTCAGAAACTATGTCCGTTCTAAAGAAACGGAGACGTGGGCCGTTTCATCTGTTGGCAATAATCAAAGTTTTGATGAAATTAAAACGAAAAATGACAATGAAATGGCATCGTCGATGCTACACTTTAATGAACAAATTAAAAACGAGAGCTACGGAGGAAAGAAGACAATTAGACCTGATACGAAAGACATTTCAAGTAGCATCAAAACTTCTAGcataaagtttgaaaatttcgaAGGCGCGAATGATTCAAGTTCAAAGGAAGTTGCTAATGAAGTTGAGAATTTTGAGAGCGGCAGTGAAAAGCCATCACCGTTGGCTGGGACCAATGTCATGAACATTATATTGGTTGCTGCAGAATGCGCTCCTTGGTCGAAAACAGGTAATTTAACATTATTTCATGGAAGAATTTTTCTTGATGAATGCATGTTGCCGAGCTTCATAGGATAGAACTTGCTCAAATATTCGCAGACGAAGTCTTCGATCTTTTCTGTCCTTCCATGTATGCTGCATTGTTTTTTCTATATAATTTACAGTTTTAATATGAACTAATAGGCGGGCTTGGAGATGTTGCTGGTTCACTACCGAAGGCTTTGGCTCGGCGTGGACATAGAGTTATGGTAAACGCCATTCCCTTCATGTCTCATCAGATTATTACAAGATAAGATACTTCAATAAATTTTCACTCTCCTTTCATTATGAACTGTTTCCGTTTTCTTATTTCTTCATTTTTCGCTTTCTTCTTAGATTGTTGCACCTCGTTATGGTAATTATGCTGAAGCACACGATGTAGGAGTACGGAAGAGATACAAAGTAGCTGGTCAGGTGTGCCGCGAGTGTCTACTCTATTCCTAATTTATGATTCCTTAAAACAATTAGTTTCTACCACCTTGGTGTAGTAAAGCTTCAACATTTTTCACTTTACAGGACATGGAAGTGACATATTTCCATACTTATATTGATGGTGTCGACTTTGTTTTTATTGACAGTCCAATATTTCGAAATATAGAGAGTAACATATATGGCGGAAACCGATTGGTAATTTTGGATTGGATTTGATCTTGCATTAGTATCAGTTAGTTACCCTTACTATTTCATAGTCTTTTGACTCTTGTTGTCCTTTAATGGAACAGGATATTCTAAGGCGCATGGTTTTGTTTTGCAAGGCAGCGGTTGAGGTACATGAACTAAATGGTTTTATGACTATAACTTGTTTGAATTCACTTATATGAGTTTATCTACTATCCCAAGCATATCCGGAGCCGCTTAAGAGAGCTTCtgaaaaaaacttgtaatattcgATAAGatgttttcaacttatttttttaaaatcttccATGTCAGTTTATGAAAACAGCTTATAActtatttaaaatcaatttgaCTTTATTTTAGCTTCTGTTATAGAAATAACTTACACATCAAAGCATTTTTAATTGAATTGTTTATCCAAACAACAGTTGATAGAAAATATGTCCTTATTATGAACTGGAAATTGTCTGTTAATGACAACATATCTTGAATCACATTGCAtcgtcattttaacaaaaatggtgaaaacaGTAAATGTCATTCCGAAGAATTCTGTCTATGAAATCCTTTTATTTgacttaatttaatattaaaaatgttGATTATTTATTCGGCAGGTTCCTTGGCATGTTCCATGTGGTGGCATTTGCTATGGAGACGGAAATCTGGTCTTCATAGCAAATGATTGGCATACTGCATTGCTGCCGGTGTATCTGAAAGCATATTATCGCGACCATGGTTTGATGAACTATACAAGATCGGTTCTCGTGATTCATAACATAGCTCACCAGGTTTGTTCTGAACCTAGTTATATTGGTAATGCAATGTTTTTCATGGCGAAGAAAGAAGCTTCTACACATATGTGTGTATGCGTGTGTGTCTAACTGTATATGTTATTTAGTACATCTGGTTCACTTGTTTTATCGAATACGAAATCGATGCATATTTTGATTCAACCAGAGACCCTTTTTATCAGTAGATACCAACTTCAGTATCTAGGGGTTTACAACACTTTTTCACACTGTGCACCAACCACTTGCGACTTGTGCTAGAATACACTGACGCCCGTTTACTCATGCAGGGTCGGGGTCCGGTCGAAGATTTCAACACCGTGGATTTATCTGGAAACTACTTAGACCTTTTCAAAATGTACGACCCTGTTGGAGGTGAGCACTTCAACATCTTTGCAGCCGGTTTAAAAACCGCAGACAGGATTGTCACCGTCAGTCACGGTTACGCCTGGGAGCTTAAAACTTCTGAAGGTGGTTGGGGTTTGCATAACATCATAAATGAAAATGACTGGAAATTTCGGGGAATTGTGAACGGTGTCGACACAAAAGATTGGAATCCTCAATTCGACGCTTACTTGACATCAGACGGATACACTAACTACAACCTGAAAACCCTACGAACCGGTAAGCCTCAATGTAAGGCAGCTTTGCAAAGGGAGCTTGGTTTGCCTGTCCGCGAGGACGTTCCAATAATTTCCTTCATCGGAAGGCTCGATCACCAGAAAGGTGTTGATCTTATAGCCGAAGCAATTCCTTGGATGATGAGCCATGACGTTCAACTAGTCATGTTGGGAACAGGAAGAGCTGATTTAGAACAAATGCTAAAGGAATTCGAAGGTCAACACCGCGACAAAATTCGAAGTTGGGTTGGTTTTTCGGTTAAGATGGCTCATAGAATAACCGCAGGTTCAGATATATTACTCATGCCGTCAAGATTCGAGCCGTGTGGACTGAATCAACTCTATGCAATGAGTTACGGAACGGTTCCTGTTGTACACGGGGTGGGCGGACTCAGAGATACGGTGGAGCCTTTCAATCCGTTCGACGAATCGGGTGTCGGTTGGACATTCGATCGCGCCGAAGCCAACAAGTTAATGGCAGCATTATGGAATTGCTTATTGACTTATAAAGATTATAAGAAAAGTTGGGAAGGGATTCAAGAAAGAGGAATGTCACAGGATCTTAGCTGGGACAATGCTGCTCAACAATATGAAGAGGTTCTTGTTGCTGCCAAATACCAATGGTGATTTCTTGACATGTACTCCATCTTTGTAGTTTGATCAAAATCAAGGGCTTCCATGCGAAGTTTGTTTCACGAGAGCATATAACACGGTGTTGCAGCTGTGGAGACGGTTCGATTTAGAACGAGAAACTTTCTCTGACGAGATGGAACGGTTTACAGAACTGGTGCACCATGTAGTTGGAGGAAAATTTGCCATGTGAAGTAAGAAATGTGTAATTCAATTGGTACATAATGTTTTCGGCACATACAATGTAAAATGAAGTTTAGTGActgaaaataaaaagagaatcTCTCTCTTTCTATGTCTCTCTAAGGTATTGTTTGGTTTAGTAAAAAATGCAGGGAAGTAAATGATTGAATGGAAAATAGTAGCAGGGAAAATGAATATTGGAACCCCACTTGATATTACACTACACAGTGTCATGTTTATATTCTCATAATCATAGTAACAGGGAAAATGAATAAAGTGAAAGATAGAAGGGATTGTTAACTAGTTATAATATTAGAGTAGTTGAAGTATATTCCTAGATTTGATCAAATCTATCAATATTCTTCCATTCTCCACCCCTAAAGCATTATTTTAGAGTtcaaattttgtaaataaaataaataggtgCCAAAAGATTTTGGCATCTTATATGGGATCCATTGGACATGACTTTACTATTAAGTCAGATTCACAAATTTATTTAAACTATATAAATGTAAAATGGTACAAAGGTAATATGTAAGACATATTCTAAAGAGATCACCTAAGCAGTAGTTTaatgaaatatattaatataaataaaataaaaaagatactaAAGAAATTTAGAAGTAGTTTaatgaaatatattaatataaataaaatagaaaagataCTTCAGAATTTTGGGAGAAACCCCCTGCTTTATTAAAAACTTTTCTATAGAAgattaaatgggataaaattttGATGGAGAGGAAAAGTCCACAGACGGTGAATCAAACATAAATAACTAAACCGACGAAATCTATAAAgctatgtttgcgagtttggaggggaagagaGGAGAGACAAAATCTATAAGgctatgtttgcgagtttggaggggaagagaggagagaactttgaaaaataggaagaattgagtgaaaagaaaaaaaaatttagggTAGGAtgattttggagggtttgattttattcataacaccaaaaatcacataaaattgggaactcaaaaattgtattgaaagagagttttggagggcttacataaatcttccaaatatcttttaggttgttatactattttgaaaattaacaatttagtaatgataatgactcttttattattttaaacaaaatcatttttttttaaatgtcaaatatttttctatattattttaaaattttgttttcgaaagccttcccctcccctcccctccaaactcgcaaacatagcCTAAGGGTAGGGGTGACAAACGGACATCCCCGCTCTGTTTAGGTCCGTTCTGCATAAGCCTACAAAAGACGGTACGAGATGGCTTTTGTTGAGGATGCAGACCTAAAACCTTGACTCACTCAACAAAAAAGCGAGTGCGGGACGGGCCTGCGGACATTACAACTTTTAAgtctaaaaattacaaattttcaTATTAATGTCCTGACTCGCAAAAAACAGAGCAGACATATTAAAGGATTCGGGCCTAAAACCTTACCCTATCTTTATAAAAAATGAGGATAAAACGGGTCGGCCCGATGGACCGAACCCGTTTAGCCACCTCTTTATACAAAGGTAAATCTAGTTTATTATGATTGAACATTCCAAATAAAATTTGACAAGCTTTTCATCAAGCGAAGCTAACAATAGATGAATTAATgttgatcattttatcaacacAATAATTATCCTCTATGAAAATATTAGTGACTTTAAAATGCATTTGAAAAAGAAGAAGCAACCAATTCTTTCCCAAATAGAGGAATGAATGTGCTACTCAATAGGaaaaattcttaggtggacacatacctaagaaattgttttacacacaaccaatcacagaattttaattaattaaaaaaataaatactgatttttctctctccttcataatctcaaccaccccatgaatccaattaaaaccaaaattaaaattaaaataaatttaaaaaagactctttcttattggttgtgcctaagaatgtggatttagggtcgtgtccatgcaagaattgttCGACTGAATAAACCTTTTGCCAAACTTCTTTCAAGAGTAGAATTACAAACCCCGCTCTGTTTAAGGATGCAGACCTAAAACCTTGACTCACTCAACAAAAAAGCGAGTGCGGGACGGGCCTGCGGACATTACAACTTTTAAgtctaaaaattacaaattttcaTATTAATGTCCTGACTCGCAAAAAACAGAGCAGACATATTAAAGGATTCGGGCCTAAAACCTTACCCTATCTTTATAAAAAATGAGGATAAAACGGGTCGG is part of the Vicia villosa cultivar HV-30 ecotype Madison, WI linkage group LG2, Vvil1.0, whole genome shotgun sequence genome and encodes:
- the LOC131652850 gene encoding granule-bound starch synthase 2, chloroplastic/amyloplastic, coding for MMLSLGSDSTVLLFQPKNLKFTPKLSTLNGDSAFSKGLGVGRVNYGSVRLNHKQVRAVGKSLGADENGDESKEDDVVNATIEKSKKVLALQRELIQQIAERKKLVSSIDSDSIPGLEGNSISYESSEKSLSSDSNPRKGSSSSGSAVENQNGATVFRNYVRSKETETWAVSSVGNNQSFDEIKTKNDNEMASSMLHFNEQIKNESYGGKKTIRPDTKDISSSIKTSSIKFENFEGANDSSSKEVANEVENFESGSEKPSPLAGTNVMNIILVAAECAPWSKTGGLGDVAGSLPKALARRGHRVMIVAPRYGNYAEAHDVGVRKRYKVAGQDMEVTYFHTYIDGVDFVFIDSPIFRNIESNIYGGNRLDILRRMVLFCKAAVEVPWHVPCGGICYGDGNLVFIANDWHTALLPVYLKAYYRDHGLMNYTRSVLVIHNIAHQGRGPVEDFNTVDLSGNYLDLFKMYDPVGGEHFNIFAAGLKTADRIVTVSHGYAWELKTSEGGWGLHNIINENDWKFRGIVNGVDTKDWNPQFDAYLTSDGYTNYNLKTLRTGKPQCKAALQRELGLPVREDVPIISFIGRLDHQKGVDLIAEAIPWMMSHDVQLVMLGTGRADLEQMLKEFEGQHRDKIRSWVGFSVKMAHRITAGSDILLMPSRFEPCGLNQLYAMSYGTVPVVHGVGGLRDTVEPFNPFDESGVGWTFDRAEANKLMAALWNCLLTYKDYKKSWEGIQERGMSQDLSWDNAAQQYEEVLVAAKYQW